A window from Schistosoma haematobium chromosome 1, whole genome shotgun sequence encodes these proteins:
- the SUB1 gene encoding Transcriptional coactivator (EggNog:ENOG410VHQW~COG:K) yields MSNKRKSNTKDESSDSSLSDLEEPVVAKKPNKSSGSTKSSHVTTSGGDQLIDLTGKKFACVREFRGKAFVDIREYYEDKSSGELKPGKKGISLNLEQWEYLKSSIGELDNDIRNLRR; encoded by the exons ATGTCTAACAAACGCAAATCCAACACAAAAGATGAATCATCTGATTCTTCCCTCTCAGATCTCGAGGAG CCTGTTGTAGCTAAAAAACCCAACAAGTCAAGTGGCTCCACAAAGTCATCACACGTGACTACTTCAGGTGGAGACCAGCTAATAGACTTAACTGGAAAAAAGTTCGCGTGCGTAAGAGAGTTCAGAGGAAAAGCGTTTGTCGATATAAGGGAATACTATGAAGACAAATCCAGTGGAGAATTAAAACCTGGAAAGAAAG GAATTTCCCTTAATTTGGAACAATGGGAATATTTAAAAAGTTCAATTGGTGAATTAGATAATGACATAAGAAATCTGCGACGATAA
- the FAF2 gene encoding FAS-associated factor 2 (EggNog:ENOG410Y65V~COG:S) codes for MVASDQRLVHTPFVPPDHWIPCALLLQDWSASTPELRIGSEVVERVDNFTYLGSLISPNELVSDEISAWIRKARLAFANLPHLWRRRDIRLSIKRRVSCAAVRSVLIYGSETWPLRVEDTRKLLVFDHRCLRNIAGVCWDHRVSNSEVRRRVLGNDGKSVGEVVILHRPRWLGYMLRMPEHRLPRRAILTGVGDVWKKVKGCQTKTWHQCLKSLTSSLSHVGRCRQLGCCPRDYRNQWLETV; via the coding sequence atggtagctagtgaccagcgattggttcatacgccatttgttcccccaGATCACTGGATCCCATGTgcattgttgcttcaggactggtctgcgtcaacacctgaactaaggataggcagtgaagtagtcgaacgcgttgacaacttcacttatcttggaagtctgatcagccctaatgagtTGGTATCTGACGAGATCTCAgcatggattcgaaaagctcgtttggcttttgccaacttgcctcacctatggcgaaggcgagatatccgtctatcaataaaaagacGAGTAtcctgcgcggcagtccgttctgttttaatttacggcagcgaaacatggcctttaagagtagaagacactcgtaagctattagtatttgaccacagatgccttagaaatattgctggcgtctgctgggatcaccgggtaagtaatagtgaggttagacgcagggtattagggaatgacggtaaatcagttggtgaggttgttATTCTTCATCGACCGAGATGGTTGGGTTatatgttacgtatgcctgaacaccgattaccacgacgtgcaatactaaccggtgttggggatgtttggaagaaagttaagggctgccaaaccaaaacgtggcatcagtgcttgaagtcactaacttctagtctgagccatgttggtagatgcagacaacTTGGTTGctgtccacgtgactatcgtaaccaatggttggagactgtgtga